In one window of Corynebacterium incognita DNA:
- a CDS encoding NUDIX hydrolase, translating to MSKHATLHETDKDQKNEVLVTGRHQEIPVDPTAEYSRATLAAGAVLWRGDKNNPEVAVIHRPHYDDWSLAKGKVDPGESLPTTAAREILEETGLEVRLGKLIGKVTYPVMDRTKVVYYWTGKVEGGEFTPNDEVNEIRWMSIDEACELVSYDLDAQVLRKAEKRLKLAPSTRVLYVRHARAHDRKKWEGDDNLRPLDKKGRRQAEMLVPMLLPFKPTAIYSAEPDRCQQTAAPLADELNLPVEVDAAFGDEAFMADPKKALKRFKKIVEAGGVPVIVSQGTAIPGIIEALEPVFFDASDINCKKGSVWSLSFNDGELTGADYLASALPVR from the coding sequence ATGTCCAAGCACGCCACGTTGCATGAGACCGACAAAGATCAGAAGAACGAGGTCTTGGTCACCGGGCGCCACCAAGAGATTCCTGTAGACCCCACTGCTGAGTACTCCCGCGCAACGCTGGCGGCCGGAGCGGTGCTCTGGCGCGGGGATAAGAATAACCCCGAGGTGGCGGTCATTCACCGCCCTCACTATGACGACTGGTCCTTGGCCAAAGGCAAGGTGGACCCGGGCGAGTCCCTGCCCACCACTGCGGCGCGAGAAATCCTGGAGGAAACCGGTCTTGAAGTGCGCCTTGGCAAACTGATCGGCAAGGTCACCTACCCGGTCATGGACCGCACCAAGGTGGTCTACTACTGGACAGGCAAGGTCGAGGGCGGCGAGTTCACCCCCAACGATGAGGTCAATGAGATCCGGTGGATGTCTATCGATGAGGCCTGCGAGTTGGTCTCCTACGACTTGGACGCACAGGTGCTGCGTAAGGCCGAAAAACGCCTCAAGCTGGCTCCTTCTACCCGCGTTTTGTATGTCCGCCACGCTCGGGCTCACGACCGGAAGAAGTGGGAGGGCGACGACAACCTGCGCCCGCTGGATAAGAAGGGGCGCCGCCAGGCGGAAATGCTCGTGCCCATGCTGCTTCCGTTTAAGCCGACTGCCATCTATTCCGCGGAGCCGGACCGCTGCCAGCAGACTGCGGCTCCACTTGCCGACGAGCTCAACCTGCCCGTCGAGGTCGATGCTGCTTTCGGCGACGAAGCGTTCATGGCTGACCCGAAGAAGGCGCTGAAGCGTTTCAAGAAGATCGTCGAAGCGGGAGGCGTCCCGGTCATCGTCAGCCAAGGCACCGCCATCCCCGGCATCATCGAAGCGCTGGAACCGGTGTTCTTCGACGCCTCGGACATCAACTGCAAGAAGGGCTCCGTGTGGTCGCTGTCCTTCAACGACGGCGAGCTCACCGGCGCCGACTACCTCGCCAGCGCCCTGCCGGTCCGGTAG
- a CDS encoding NAD(P)H-dependent glycerol-3-phosphate dehydrogenase, with amino-acid sequence MANVTVMGAGSWGTTLAKVFADAGNDVRLWVRREELADTIARERRNTDYLPDIALPESIVPTTVPADALSDADIVVLAVPSQTLRENLSAWRDVVPPGATLVSISKGVEQQTLKRMSEVVIEVSGAEPERVAVLSGPNLAREIAEEQPSATVIACPNEERAKQVQMAVATGYLRPYTNTDVIGAEIGGACKNVIALACGMASGKGMGNNTMATIITRGLAEITRLGVALGADPRTLPGLAGLGDLVATCSSTLSRNRTFGYRLGQGGSMEEARAAAHGQVAEGVISSHSIYQLAQRHGVDMPITQAVYGVCHKHVAVDEMIVALMGRSKKSEVH; translated from the coding sequence GTGGCAAACGTAACGGTCATGGGCGCGGGGTCGTGGGGCACCACCCTTGCCAAGGTGTTTGCTGACGCTGGAAATGACGTGCGGTTGTGGGTCCGCCGCGAGGAGCTGGCGGATACCATTGCACGCGAGCGCCGTAACACCGACTACCTGCCTGATATCGCTCTTCCCGAGTCGATTGTTCCTACCACCGTGCCTGCCGACGCCCTGAGTGACGCCGACATCGTGGTCCTCGCGGTACCGTCGCAGACCCTGCGGGAGAACCTGAGCGCATGGCGCGACGTTGTGCCACCCGGAGCGACGCTGGTGTCGATTTCCAAGGGCGTGGAGCAACAGACTCTCAAGCGCATGAGCGAGGTGGTTATCGAGGTTAGCGGCGCCGAACCAGAGCGTGTGGCGGTCTTGTCCGGCCCGAACCTCGCGCGTGAAATCGCCGAGGAACAACCCTCCGCGACGGTGATTGCTTGCCCGAACGAGGAGCGCGCGAAACAGGTACAGATGGCGGTGGCCACCGGATACCTCCGTCCGTATACCAATACAGACGTCATCGGCGCGGAAATCGGCGGCGCCTGCAAGAATGTCATCGCGCTGGCGTGTGGCATGGCCTCGGGCAAGGGGATGGGCAACAACACCATGGCCACGATCATCACCCGGGGTTTGGCAGAAATTACCCGCCTGGGCGTGGCGCTGGGTGCGGATCCGCGCACACTGCCGGGGTTGGCCGGGCTGGGTGACCTGGTGGCCACCTGTTCGTCCACCCTGTCGCGCAACCGTACCTTCGGCTACCGGCTGGGCCAGGGTGGAAGCATGGAAGAGGCCCGCGCGGCGGCGCACGGCCAGGTAGCCGAAGGCGTCATTTCCTCGCACTCCATCTATCAATTGGCGCAGCGCCACGGGGTGGATATGCCTATTACCCAGGCGGTCTACGGTGTGTGCCATAAGCACGTGGCCGTAGATGAGATGATTGTGGCGCTCATGGGGCGTTCCAAGAAGTCTGAAGTGCACTGA
- a CDS encoding D-alanine--D-alanine ligase family protein → MNEKIRVAVIYGGLSTEHSVSCVSAGAVMANLDPEKYEVVPIGITREGTWTPGVTEGLEITDRVLPEVTLGDELTLSLNPATKGQFYNTSTGELHAEVDVIFPVLHGRYGEDGTVQGLFELSQVPYVGTGVLSSAAGMDKEFTKKLMVAEGLPVTPEVILRDRDELTAAEQAELGLPVFVKPARGGSSIGVSKVSAWDELPAAVALARESDDKVIVEAELVGDEVEVGVLQYPDGSLYASVPAKLNDTEESDEGFYGFETKYLDDVVTPTIPAPYEPALIQQIKDMAIETFRALDCEGLARVDFFVTEEGPKLNEINTMPGFTPISMYPQVFAASGVPYSELLDVMIAQALTRR, encoded by the coding sequence ATGAACGAGAAAATCCGCGTGGCCGTCATCTACGGTGGCTTGTCTACTGAGCACTCTGTTTCCTGCGTGTCCGCCGGTGCCGTCATGGCGAACCTGGACCCGGAGAAGTATGAGGTTGTTCCCATCGGCATTACTCGCGAGGGAACATGGACCCCGGGCGTGACCGAGGGACTGGAAATTACTGACCGCGTCTTGCCCGAGGTCACCCTCGGCGACGAGCTCACGCTGTCGCTCAACCCGGCGACCAAGGGGCAGTTCTACAACACCTCCACCGGCGAGCTGCACGCGGAGGTGGACGTCATCTTCCCCGTCCTGCACGGACGCTACGGCGAGGACGGTACCGTGCAGGGACTCTTCGAGCTGTCCCAGGTGCCTTATGTGGGAACCGGGGTGTTGTCCTCCGCGGCGGGCATGGACAAGGAATTTACCAAGAAACTCATGGTCGCTGAGGGCTTGCCGGTGACTCCCGAGGTGATCCTGCGCGACCGTGACGAGTTGACCGCTGCGGAGCAGGCGGAGCTGGGTTTGCCGGTATTCGTCAAGCCCGCCCGCGGCGGCTCCTCCATTGGAGTCTCCAAGGTCTCCGCGTGGGACGAGCTCCCCGCCGCCGTGGCTCTGGCGCGCGAATCCGATGACAAGGTCATCGTGGAAGCCGAGCTGGTGGGCGACGAGGTCGAGGTTGGCGTCCTGCAGTACCCGGACGGTTCGTTGTACGCCTCCGTTCCGGCGAAACTCAACGACACCGAGGAATCGGACGAGGGCTTCTACGGGTTCGAAACCAAATACCTCGACGACGTGGTCACCCCAACTATCCCGGCTCCGTACGAACCGGCCTTGATCCAGCAGATTAAAGACATGGCTATTGAGACTTTCCGGGCCCTGGATTGCGAGGGCTTGGCCCGCGTGGACTTCTTTGTGACTGAGGAAGGGCCGAAGCTCAATGAGATCAACACCATGCCTGGCTTCACCCCGATCTCCATGTACCCGCAGGTTTTCGCGGCCAGTGGGGTGCCCTACAGCGAGCTTCTCGACGTCATGATTGCGCAGGCGTTGACTCGGCGATAG
- a CDS encoding DUF3515 domain-containing protein — MNEQNQFHRPLVYVSLGLALFLVLGVLFGARYYYNNVALSPVAVAPVDSPEADSAECTELIAALPESFQGAKRAKIADPAPAGVAAWRNARGGDDVKLRCGVRLPFQYSAYSVTTEVPGTNARWLKVADQTPGSELVTWYSVSTKPTVAITASTGQQPEGLDLGALEATQAQPYPAPLKDLKNAKNSEKVSDTCDELLSALPDSVGDGYTRAPSDIAETPHTAVWNGEGLEPVVLRCGVQPPKNYKAGERLQQFNDVPWFQDTTLAEGTTAGTWYALGRSTDIAVSIPQDAAADAIQKLSGSIAESTPAQS; from the coding sequence ATGAACGAGCAGAACCAATTCCACCGCCCGCTGGTTTACGTGTCTTTGGGGCTTGCGCTCTTTTTGGTGCTGGGCGTACTGTTCGGCGCCCGGTACTACTACAATAACGTGGCGCTCTCCCCTGTCGCGGTGGCCCCAGTGGACTCTCCGGAAGCTGACTCCGCGGAATGCACCGAGCTCATCGCCGCACTGCCAGAGTCCTTCCAGGGGGCCAAGCGCGCGAAGATTGCCGACCCCGCACCCGCCGGGGTGGCCGCGTGGCGCAATGCGCGCGGCGGGGACGACGTAAAGCTGCGGTGTGGAGTACGTCTTCCATTCCAGTATTCGGCTTACTCGGTGACCACGGAGGTTCCCGGCACGAATGCCCGCTGGCTCAAGGTAGCGGATCAAACCCCCGGTTCGGAGCTCGTGACCTGGTATTCCGTGTCAACGAAGCCGACGGTAGCCATCACGGCGTCGACAGGCCAGCAGCCCGAAGGCCTGGACCTCGGCGCGTTGGAAGCAACGCAAGCCCAGCCCTACCCGGCGCCCTTGAAGGATCTCAAGAACGCTAAGAACTCAGAGAAGGTGAGTGACACCTGCGACGAGCTCCTGTCCGCGCTCCCGGATTCGGTTGGGGACGGCTACACACGGGCGCCCTCGGACATCGCGGAGACCCCGCACACCGCAGTGTGGAATGGCGAGGGGCTGGAGCCGGTCGTACTGCGGTGCGGGGTGCAGCCGCCGAAGAACTACAAGGCGGGTGAGCGCCTGCAGCAGTTCAACGACGTCCCGTGGTTCCAAGACACCACCCTCGCCGAGGGCACCACGGCTGGAACGTGGTACGCCCTGGGTCGCAGCACGGACATCGCCGTATCCATCCCGCAGGACGCCGCGGCGGATGCCATCCAGAAGTTAAGCGGGTCTATCGCCGAGTCAACGCCTGCGCAATCATGA
- a CDS encoding thiamine-phosphate kinase, with protein MHDFPIDAAPTLEELGEHLVIQEIVAAAPSAINGDDAAVMYPAEPNTRTVATTDTLVEGRHFRREWSTPREVGHKAIVQNFADVEAMGARPLAALLSFAAPGDTPVGYVKEIASGIAERCKLYSAQLVGGDLTRADQLILTVTALGSLGGSRKPLTLDAARVGQRIVAHGKIGYSAAGLALLQHYGRAHVPERFEPLVSAHVTPHLEPGRGIVARATGATSMTDNSDGLVVDVGAIARRSGVGIDLEAEAIAPDELLLAAGEAVNQDPWEWVLSGGEDHTLIAATDKDAASGFRPIGRVVKGAGVTVDGAKPRYNTGWTSY; from the coding sequence GTGCACGATTTCCCCATCGACGCCGCGCCGACGCTCGAGGAGCTTGGCGAGCACCTGGTCATTCAGGAAATTGTTGCCGCGGCGCCTAGCGCGATCAACGGCGACGACGCCGCGGTGATGTACCCTGCCGAACCCAACACGCGAACGGTGGCCACGACGGACACTCTTGTGGAGGGGCGCCACTTCCGCCGCGAGTGGTCCACACCGCGGGAAGTCGGCCACAAGGCCATCGTCCAGAACTTCGCCGACGTCGAGGCGATGGGCGCGCGCCCACTCGCCGCGTTGCTGTCATTCGCGGCGCCCGGGGATACCCCGGTGGGCTACGTCAAGGAGATCGCGTCCGGTATCGCGGAGCGCTGCAAGCTCTACAGCGCGCAGCTGGTAGGTGGCGACCTCACGCGCGCTGACCAACTGATTCTTACGGTCACGGCCCTGGGAAGCCTGGGGGGATCGCGTAAGCCTCTGACCCTCGATGCAGCGCGCGTCGGACAGCGCATTGTGGCGCACGGCAAGATTGGCTACTCGGCCGCGGGCTTGGCACTGCTGCAGCACTACGGTCGTGCGCATGTTCCCGAGCGGTTTGAACCGCTGGTCTCAGCACACGTCACCCCGCACCTCGAGCCGGGGCGCGGCATCGTCGCCCGTGCTACGGGCGCCACGAGCATGACTGATAACTCTGATGGTCTCGTCGTGGATGTGGGCGCTATCGCCCGGCGCTCTGGAGTCGGTATCGATCTAGAGGCCGAGGCCATCGCCCCTGATGAGTTATTGCTCGCGGCGGGTGAGGCAGTGAATCAGGACCCATGGGAATGGGTACTCAGTGGAGGGGAAGACCATACGCTCATCGCCGCGACCGACAAGGACGCCGCCAGTGGCTTCCGTCCGATCGGCCGGGTAGTCAAGGGGGCCGGCGTGACCGTCGATGGTGCGAAGCCTCGCTACAACACCGGATGGACGAGCTACTGA
- a CDS encoding uracil-DNA glycosylase, with protein MERRDDLSDASVRDVNYADVVAHIHPSWLPALEPALEGVLPRIMDELAGQDFLPAPDHIFRALEMSLDKVRVIILGQDPYPTPGHAMGLAFSTQPGVPAPKSLRNIYTELKEDVGLPNVLGQAGDLGEPAKTDGDLRAWERQGVLLLNRVLTVAPGRAGSHRKLGWEEITAAVLRALNERETPPVAFLWGKDAQAAAKLMPRVPVIASPHPSPLSAYRGFFGSRPFSQANELLQRSGSAPVDWQL; from the coding sequence ATGGAGCGCAGAGATGACCTTTCCGACGCCAGTGTCCGCGACGTCAACTATGCCGACGTGGTGGCGCATATTCACCCGAGTTGGCTCCCCGCACTGGAGCCTGCACTTGAGGGCGTCCTCCCACGCATTATGGACGAGCTAGCAGGACAAGATTTCCTTCCAGCGCCTGACCACATATTCCGTGCCTTGGAGATGTCGCTGGACAAGGTGCGCGTCATCATCTTGGGCCAAGACCCTTATCCCACCCCAGGCCATGCCATGGGCCTGGCGTTTTCCACCCAGCCTGGGGTCCCCGCTCCGAAGAGCCTGCGCAACATATACACAGAGCTCAAAGAGGACGTGGGGTTGCCGAACGTGCTGGGCCAAGCTGGCGACCTGGGCGAGCCCGCGAAGACTGACGGCGATCTCCGCGCCTGGGAACGGCAAGGAGTATTACTCCTCAACCGTGTGCTCACGGTCGCCCCGGGACGGGCCGGTTCCCACCGCAAACTGGGGTGGGAGGAGATCACCGCCGCGGTGCTGCGCGCGCTCAATGAACGGGAGACTCCACCGGTGGCGTTTTTGTGGGGCAAAGACGCCCAGGCCGCCGCGAAACTCATGCCGAGGGTTCCCGTCATCGCGTCGCCGCACCCCTCGCCGTTATCTGCTTACCGCGGTTTCTTCGGCTCAAGGCCATTTTCGCAGGCAAACGAGCTGCTGCAACGCAGTGGTTCGGCCCCCGTGGACTGGCAGTTGTAG
- a CDS encoding DAK2 domain-containing protein — protein MSPTSPADATTLSETSDASGIADAGRAPATAPVDDAVIDASVLEQWARLAVEELERCREDINALNVFPVPDSDTGSNLLHTMKAAVAEMDNGGPVAEALALGSVRGARGNSGMVLSQVLRGVADSAVEDHLDAHGFAEALHLAVNLVNRAISDPVEGTVLTVLRASADAANEMLRHQPKASVAAAVQQALDAAEEALIETTTQLEALREAGVVDAGATGYVVVLRALRDVLDPDTSRDADVDKPEAQGTKTRPGAGVDEAGDNRGDMPADVHTGMHNGTQQEIEVVLFFTGDIAALERSLKPMGNSLVVARANEDRANVHIHTRKAGEVIEAAYAAGQVSDLHLEVLPGAELPDAEATTSREPRVIAMAPPGEVAQLFAETGAIVVSNADELAQLGVLNAEDIVLPNGQLADTGEFQAHTAATVIRTGSLVAGVAALAVYSPLSDDPIANMVDAVGTMRVVRPAEESVDAIIRACRDELAEGGEQITVLTSVAVDAEALTEVLESNVYGGQSIDVIVVPVTGVATEIGVE, from the coding sequence ATGTCACCCACCAGCCCTGCCGACGCGACCACGTTGTCCGAGACTTCCGACGCGTCAGGCATCGCCGATGCTGGCCGCGCCCCCGCGACTGCGCCGGTCGATGATGCTGTGATCGACGCCTCGGTATTGGAGCAGTGGGCCCGCTTGGCGGTGGAGGAGCTGGAGCGTTGCCGTGAGGACATCAATGCTCTCAACGTGTTTCCCGTCCCGGATTCGGATACCGGGTCGAACCTCCTCCACACGATGAAGGCCGCCGTCGCCGAGATGGACAATGGTGGCCCCGTTGCGGAGGCACTCGCATTGGGCAGCGTGCGGGGAGCGCGTGGCAACTCCGGCATGGTGCTGAGCCAGGTGCTGCGAGGAGTCGCCGACTCCGCGGTGGAAGATCACCTCGACGCGCACGGCTTCGCTGAGGCACTTCACCTCGCGGTGAACCTCGTCAACCGCGCGATTTCCGATCCCGTTGAGGGAACGGTCTTGACCGTCCTGCGTGCCTCCGCCGACGCCGCCAATGAGATGCTTCGCCACCAACCGAAAGCCTCAGTGGCTGCCGCCGTCCAACAGGCGCTGGATGCTGCGGAAGAGGCGTTGATTGAAACGACGACGCAGCTCGAGGCGCTCCGAGAAGCCGGCGTAGTGGATGCCGGGGCTACCGGATATGTGGTGGTCTTGCGCGCCCTGCGCGACGTCCTCGACCCGGATACCTCGCGCGACGCGGACGTCGACAAGCCCGAAGCACAAGGAACCAAGACTCGACCCGGTGCCGGAGTGGACGAAGCGGGGGACAATCGTGGCGACATGCCTGCTGACGTGCACACCGGTATGCATAACGGCACACAGCAAGAAATTGAGGTGGTCCTGTTCTTTACCGGGGACATCGCGGCCCTGGAGCGCTCGCTGAAGCCGATGGGAAACAGCCTTGTGGTGGCGCGAGCCAACGAGGACAGGGCCAACGTGCATATCCATACCCGCAAGGCGGGAGAGGTGATTGAGGCCGCCTATGCGGCAGGCCAAGTCTCAGACCTGCACCTTGAAGTTCTGCCCGGGGCCGAGCTACCCGATGCCGAGGCTACGACGTCGCGTGAGCCGCGCGTCATCGCCATGGCGCCGCCGGGAGAGGTGGCGCAGCTCTTCGCGGAGACTGGCGCCATCGTGGTGTCTAACGCGGACGAGCTGGCGCAACTGGGCGTTCTGAACGCCGAGGACATCGTCCTGCCCAACGGGCAGCTCGCGGACACCGGTGAGTTCCAGGCGCACACGGCGGCGACGGTCATTCGCACCGGATCACTTGTGGCCGGCGTCGCGGCGCTCGCGGTGTACTCACCGCTGTCGGATGATCCCATCGCCAACATGGTGGATGCCGTGGGCACCATGCGGGTGGTGCGCCCCGCCGAGGAATCGGTGGACGCCATCATTCGCGCGTGCCGAGACGAGTTGGCCGAGGGCGGGGAACAGATCACCGTGTTGACCTCTGTCGCGGTGGACGCCGAAGCGCTCACCGAGGTATTAGAGTCCAACGTGTACGGAGGACAGTCCATCGACGTCATCGTCGTGCCGGTCACCGGCGTGGCGACGGAGATCGGCGTCGAGTAG
- a CDS encoding ATP-dependent DNA helicase RecG: MLGWHDERTLSSVLPDKEAKALKKAFGYTTCDELLQHVPRKYVRHGLGLDLDGANEGDIVTIVSTVTSTNTRHTTARGGRNLEIFNVHLDNGVSVSFFNTPWARRSLCAGVRAMFSGKVKFFRGNVQLQHPDFFVLGAQGGATTPTPDKATGSLRALASFGELEDILYDRDWLPIYPATKQVTSWRLLGAVHRVLETLPPVPDPLDPLVTEGDVELPRIPVERDGLPRPLLSLDAAVRGAHEPGPEGPQAALTRLKFNEALAVATVMELRRADAAARVATPLVPRRDGFRAAMLATMPFELTAGQQQVVEEIGGDLEDSSPMSRLLQGEVGSGKTIVAALAMLQAVDAGSQAALLAPTEVLASQHATSLRSSLPAGVNVVLLTGSMKTAEKRQALLDIVSGEANIVVGTHSLIQDSVEFFNLSLVVVDEQHRFGVEQRDRLREKALGQLTPHLLVMTATPIPRTIAMTVFGDLAVSTLRELPGGRKPIQSSVVPDERENWVQRAWARIREEVAAGHQAFVVCPRIEGDGGVEEIAADLATGPLKGLRIGVLHGRMPNKDAVMTDFAAGDYDVLVATTVIEVGVDVPNATVMLIREAESFGVSQLHQLRGRVGRGGNASLCLFHTLAPVGSTSFNRIRDIAATSDGFELAELDLQDRQEGDVLGTAQSGTHRTLRLLNLRSDAAIIEAAHGVAAQLVVVNPDAATKLVSDLTATEQEYLDKS; this comes from the coding sequence ATGCTGGGGTGGCATGACGAACGGACGCTGAGTAGCGTTCTGCCGGATAAGGAAGCGAAGGCGCTTAAGAAGGCCTTCGGCTACACGACGTGCGATGAGCTGTTGCAGCACGTCCCCCGCAAATATGTCCGTCACGGGCTCGGCCTTGACTTGGATGGTGCCAACGAAGGTGACATCGTCACCATCGTGTCCACCGTGACCAGCACGAATACGCGGCACACCACGGCCCGCGGCGGACGAAATCTGGAGATTTTCAACGTCCACTTGGACAACGGCGTGAGCGTCAGCTTTTTCAACACCCCGTGGGCCCGGCGCTCGTTGTGTGCCGGGGTACGCGCGATGTTTTCGGGCAAGGTCAAGTTTTTCCGCGGCAACGTCCAGCTGCAACACCCGGACTTCTTCGTGCTGGGTGCCCAGGGTGGGGCGACGACGCCGACGCCGGACAAGGCCACGGGTAGCCTGCGCGCCCTGGCGTCCTTTGGCGAGCTTGAGGACATCCTCTACGACCGAGACTGGCTCCCCATCTACCCAGCCACCAAACAGGTCACGTCGTGGCGCCTGTTGGGCGCGGTGCACCGAGTACTCGAGACTCTGCCGCCGGTACCCGACCCGCTGGATCCCCTTGTCACGGAGGGTGACGTGGAGCTGCCCCGTATCCCCGTGGAGCGTGACGGCCTGCCCCGACCCTTGCTGAGCCTCGACGCCGCGGTGCGCGGCGCCCACGAGCCGGGCCCCGAGGGGCCGCAGGCGGCGTTGACACGTTTGAAGTTTAACGAGGCGCTGGCGGTGGCCACGGTGATGGAGCTGCGACGCGCGGACGCGGCCGCGCGGGTGGCTACGCCGTTGGTGCCGCGCCGCGATGGGTTCCGGGCGGCGATGCTCGCCACCATGCCCTTCGAGCTCACTGCTGGGCAACAGCAGGTGGTCGAGGAGATCGGCGGAGACCTGGAAGACTCCTCACCGATGTCACGCTTGCTGCAGGGTGAGGTTGGCTCCGGCAAGACCATAGTGGCCGCCCTGGCGATGCTCCAGGCGGTCGACGCGGGTTCGCAGGCGGCCCTCCTGGCGCCGACCGAGGTGCTGGCCTCGCAGCACGCGACGTCGCTACGCAGCTCCCTGCCCGCGGGCGTCAACGTGGTGCTGCTGACGGGCTCGATGAAGACGGCAGAAAAACGTCAGGCCCTGCTGGATATTGTCTCCGGTGAGGCGAATATTGTGGTGGGCACGCACTCACTGATTCAGGACTCGGTGGAGTTCTTCAATTTGAGCCTCGTGGTGGTGGACGAACAGCACCGCTTCGGCGTGGAGCAGCGCGACCGCCTGCGGGAGAAGGCCTTGGGGCAGCTGACCCCGCACCTGTTGGTGATGACGGCGACCCCGATCCCGCGCACCATTGCAATGACCGTCTTTGGAGACCTCGCGGTGTCCACGCTGCGCGAGCTGCCCGGTGGGCGCAAACCGATTCAATCCTCGGTGGTGCCGGACGAGCGGGAGAATTGGGTGCAGCGCGCCTGGGCGCGCATCCGCGAAGAGGTCGCCGCGGGCCACCAGGCGTTCGTGGTCTGCCCGCGCATCGAGGGCGACGGCGGCGTGGAAGAGATCGCTGCGGACCTGGCGACGGGCCCGCTTAAGGGCTTGCGCATCGGCGTGCTGCATGGACGGATGCCGAACAAAGACGCCGTCATGACGGATTTCGCGGCAGGAGATTACGACGTCCTCGTTGCCACCACCGTCATCGAGGTGGGCGTGGATGTCCCCAATGCTACGGTCATGCTGATCCGTGAGGCGGAGAGCTTCGGTGTCTCTCAGCTCCACCAGCTGCGCGGTCGCGTGGGCCGAGGTGGCAACGCGTCGCTGTGCCTGTTCCATACCCTGGCTCCCGTGGGCTCGACTTCGTTTAACCGCATCCGAGACATCGCCGCCACCAGCGATGGCTTCGAGCTCGCGGAGCTGGACCTGCAGGACCGGCAGGAAGGTGACGTGCTCGGCACCGCCCAATCCGGCACGCACCGCACGCTGCGCCTGTTGAACTTGCGTTCCGACGCCGCGATTATCGAGGCCGCCCACGGCGTGGCGGCGCAGCTCGTGGTGGTTAACCCCGACGCCGCAACGAAGCTGGTTTCGGACCTCACGGCGACCGAGCAGGAGTACCTAGACAAGAGCTAA
- a CDS encoding acetyl-CoA carboxylase biotin carboxyl carrier protein subunit: protein MEFCAPFAGIVRFSVAPGEHVAVGQTLATVEATKLEAPVVAPGPGVVESVAHADFESVSGGDVLLRLADTGLEQPL from the coding sequence ATGGAATTTTGTGCGCCGTTTGCCGGAATAGTCCGGTTCAGTGTGGCCCCGGGTGAGCACGTGGCAGTGGGGCAGACTCTGGCCACCGTGGAGGCTACAAAGCTCGAAGCCCCCGTCGTAGCTCCTGGCCCCGGCGTCGTGGAGTCGGTGGCGCACGCCGACTTTGAGAGCGTGTCCGGCGGTGACGTCCTCCTACGCCTCGCTGACACAGGCCTGGAGCAACCCCTATGA
- the rsmD gene encoding 16S rRNA (guanine(966)-N(2))-methyltransferase RsmD, whose translation MTRIISGEARGRTIKVPQQGTRPTADRAREGLFSSLQVRFGFEGIRVLDLFAGSGALGLEAASRGADEVVLVDDSAEAVKIMQHNVGVVRHPNVKIHQMKASAYLASAPRGYFDMVLADPPYEFGAVDELVAAIEPVLADEAIVVIERHVDSPHTEWTAGFEPTGQKLKKRTFGIARMDMALYSRP comes from the coding sequence ATGACCCGCATTATCTCCGGCGAAGCACGCGGCCGGACCATTAAGGTGCCGCAGCAGGGCACTCGGCCCACCGCCGATCGCGCCCGCGAAGGGCTCTTCTCCTCCTTGCAGGTGCGATTCGGTTTCGAAGGTATCCGGGTTCTGGACCTTTTCGCCGGTTCCGGAGCGTTGGGCCTGGAAGCCGCGAGCCGCGGCGCTGACGAAGTGGTCTTGGTCGATGACAGCGCGGAAGCTGTGAAGATCATGCAGCACAATGTTGGCGTGGTGCGCCACCCCAACGTAAAGATTCACCAGATGAAGGCGTCGGCCTACCTAGCGTCCGCGCCGCGCGGCTACTTCGACATGGTGTTGGCGGATCCGCCGTACGAGTTCGGTGCGGTGGACGAGCTAGTGGCCGCCATTGAGCCAGTCCTTGCCGACGAGGCCATCGTGGTCATCGAACGCCACGTGGATTCCCCGCACACCGAGTGGACGGCCGGGTTCGAGCCCACTGGACAGAAGCTAAAAAAGCGGACGTTCGGGATCGCCCGCATGGATATGGCGTTATACTCACGTCCATGA